One Pristiophorus japonicus isolate sPriJap1 chromosome 19, sPriJap1.hap1, whole genome shotgun sequence genomic window carries:
- the LOC139230327 gene encoding zinc-binding protein A33-like — protein MAARTDFGKELLCPLCRGLFHKPVTLECGHSFCTPCIAGLWEQEQERQECPDCREVFPKRCLRVNQVLCSLAEVARTLSLGDPAQGESRYCQHHREELKLFCETDIQLICVVCRESSEHREHRCRPLKDAVENYKDLLKSSLEFLSEKKAAILEVELKHKQNISALKDQSSSLLSHIMSEFTQLRLILNDKENNLIHDLKEREENILQTIHKNLQQVQCDLDSIKLEMLQLQRRLDEKDPLTFLKEESSEVSRKMQEYKSLDLVHGHLPLGDFKGPLQYKVWKEMIYQISPAPASLALDPNTAHPELTLSEDLTSVRHSDRWHERPDTPERFDQCVSVLGAQAFASGRHYWEVKVADKIKWDIGVVNGSINRKGIIRPGPATGYWLLGLRNDQYEAYTRPPTHLAPSEKPWKIGVYLDYEGGQVSFYNADNMSHLHTFTHTFTEKLYLNLSPCLNEGGRNGADLKICSIKRHPQK, from the exons ATGGCTGCAAGGACAGATTTTGGAAAGGAGCTCCTGTGCCCGCTCTGCCGAGGGCTCTTCCACAAGCCGGTGACCCTGGAGTGCGGCCACAGCTTCTGCACGCCTTGCATCGCTGGGCtgtgggagcaggagcaggagagaCAGGAGTGCCCCGACTGCCGGGAGGTGTTCCCCAAGCGATGTCTCCGCGTCAACCAGGTTCTGTGCAGCCTAGCTGAAGTGGCTCGCACCCTGAGCCTGGGCGACCCAGCGCAGGGAGAGTCGCGCTACTGCCAGCACCATCGGGAGGAGCTCAAGCTCTTCTGTGAGACCGACATCCAACTCATCTGTGTTGTCTGCCGagagagcagcgagcacagggagcacAGATGCAGGCCGTTAAAGGACGCAGTTGAGAACTACAAG GATCTACTGAAATCGTCCTTGGAATTTCTCTCTGAGAAAAAAGCAGCTATTCTGGAAGTTGAACTTAAGCACAAGCAAAATATTTCAGCATTAAAG GATCAGTCAAGtagtctcctgagccacattatgtCGGAGTTTACACAACTGCGACTGATTCTCAATGATAAAGAGAACAATTTAATCCACGAtttgaaagagagagaagagaacaTTTTACAGACAATACATAAGAACCTTCAGCAAGTTCAATGTGATCTGGACTCCATAAAGCTCGAAATGTTGCAATTGCAAAGACGACTCGACGAAAAGGACCCACTCACTTTTCTGAAG gaggaaagcagtgaggtgaGCAG AAAAATGCAAGAGTATAAATCGCTGGATTTGGTACATGGACATCTACCTCTGGGAGATTTCAAAGGACCGTTACAGTATAAAGTGTGGAAAGAGATGATATATCAAATTAGTCCAG CTCCAGCCTCCCTGGCCTTGGACCCGAACACGGCTCACCCTGAACTCACCCTGTCCGAAGACCTGACCAGCGTGAGGCACAGTGACCGCTGGCACGAGAGGCCGGACACCCCGGAGAGGTTTGACCAGTGCGTCAGTGTGCTCGGGGCTCAGGCCTTCGCGTCGGGCCGGCACTACTGGGAGGTGAAAGTGGCCGACAAAATCAAGTGGGATATCGGCGTGGTGAACGGGTCCATCAACAGGAAGGGCATCATCAGACCAGGACCGGCGACGGGATACTGGCTTCTGGGCCTCAGGAACGACCAGTACGAGGCTTACACTCGACCTCCGACCCACCTCGCCCCGAGTGAGAAGCCCTGGAAGatcggggtgtacctggactaCGAGGGCGGACAGGTGTCGTTTTACAATgcggacaacatgtcccatctccacacctTCACCCACACCTTCACCGAGAAGCTGTACCTCAATCTCAGCCCCTGTTTGAACGAAGGAGGCAGAAATGGTGCGGATCTCAAAATCTGCTCAATTAAAAGGCACCCGCAGAAATAg